The following nucleotide sequence is from Nitrosopumilus adriaticus.
TATCAACTGGAGGAACAATAGCTAGTAAGGTCGATTATAGAACAGGATCAGTAACTCCTGTATTAACAGCTAAAGAACTTAATGCATCTGTACCAGAGCTTGCTAAAATTGCTAATATTGATGCAGAAGTAATATTTTCAGAGTATTCTGAAAACATTCAACCTAAACAATGGTTACAAATTGCTGAGAAAATAAACCAATATTCAAAATCAGATTATGTTGGAATAATTATTGCACATGGTACAGATACTATGCATTATACATCATCATTTCTTTCATTTGCATTAGCAGGATTTTCAATTCCAATTGTACTTGTAGGTTCTCAAAGATCTTCAGATCGTGCTTCATCTGATGCGGCATTAAATTTGATTGGTGCAGTAAAATTTATCACTACAAGTAATACTAAAGGAGTCTACATTGCAATGCATCTAGATGAAAATGATGAAACAATTGCATGCCATATTGGAACCAGGGTGAGAAAAAATCATACTAGTAAAAGAGGTGCGTTTGAAACAATTGGGGATGATCCTGCATTCATAATTGCAGAAGATCAAATTCAAAAAATATTAAAGAAGATTTTTTTAAAACAAAAGAGTTTCTTCCAAAAATTAAGCTAGATACTAATGTTGCATTAGTAAAATATCATCCTGGATTTAATCCAGATTTGTTAGAAAAAATTATTGAGATGGGATATAAAGGAATAATTTTTGAAGGCACAGGACTAGGACATATTGGGAAAACAATGTACAAAAGTGTAAAAAAAGCTAATGAAAAAGGAATTTTTCTAGGCATGACTTCTCAATGTATTGACGGAAGAGTTAGAATGACAGTATATGAAAGTGGTCGTGATTTGCTTAATTTAGGAATAATTCCATTAGAAAATATGATTCCTGAAGTAGCATTAGTTAAGACAATGTGGGCAATAGGGAATATACAAAATATGGAAGAGGTGAAAAAAATTATGCTTCAAAATATTGCTTCAGAAATATCAAATTGAGAGAGTGAAAAATGTGTCAGAATTCTCAATTAGTGAAGTTGGATTAAAAGTAGGACTAGAAATTCATCAACAACTAGCAACAAATAAGAAATTATTTTGCAATTGTAGACCAATTGAATCAGAAGAATACTCAATTAAATTTCAAAGAAAATTGCGTGCAGTTAAAAGTGAATTGGGAGAATATGATCCAGCTGCATTATTTGAAAAGTCAAAATCTAAAACAATAGTCTACTATGCAAATAAAGAAAGCAGTTGTTTAGTTGAACAAGATGAAGAACCACCACATAACTTAGATAATGATGCAAAAGATCTTGCACTTGTAATTGCAAAATCACTGAATTCAAAAATTTTTAATGAAATTTATCCAATGAGAAAAACAGTAATTGATGGCTCAAACACAACAGGTTTTCAGCGAACTATGTTGATTTCACAAGGAGGTCATATTGAAGTTGAGGGTGATAAAGTAGGAGTGCAAGCTATTTGCCTTGAAGAAGATGCAGCAAAACTTCTTGGTGATAAAGGTAACATTAGAGAATATAGTTTAGATAGACTTGGCGTTCCTCTTTTAGAGATTGCATTAGATCCTGTAGAAGGAGATTCTAAAAAAATTAAGAAAATTGCATTGTCTTTAGGTAGGCTACTACGAAGTACTAAAAAAGTAACCAGAGGAATCGGATCAATTAGACAAGATGTCAATGTTTCAGTTAGAGATGGAGGGGCAGTAGTAGAAGTAAAAGGAGTTCAGCAATTGGATCAATTGGAAAAAGTAGTAGAATTTGAGGCTAAAAGGCAATTTGGATTAGTAAAAATTGCTGAGAAGTTGAGAAATTCTGAGTTTAAAGGAATTTCAAAAAAAGAAAATATTTTTGATATCACTGAAAATTGGAAAAATTGTAAATCTAAAATAATTCAAAAAGCATTAAAAGATAATTCAATTATCAAAGCAATAAAAATTGAAAATTTTTTGGGAATGTTTGGTTATTCCCCATTTGAAGGAATAAGATTAGGAAAAGAAATAGGACAATTAGTAAAGTTTTATGGTATTGGTGGTGTTTTTCATTCAGATGAATTGCCAAACTATGGAATAGAAGATGAAGATATCACGATTGTTAAAAATATTTTAAAAGTAAATCAAAATGATGCATTTTTGATAATTGCTGCTCCTTCTTCAAAAATAGATTTTGCAATTAATTCAATTATTAACAGATTAGAAGTGGCAAAGAAAGGTGTTCCTGCAGAAACTAGATTGGCCACACAAACTGGTGAAACTGTTTTCTTAAGACCCCGTCCAGGTGCATCAAGAATGTATCCTGAGACAGACATTCCACCGATCTCAGTTTCAAATGAAGAATTAGAAAATGCTAGTAAAAATATTCCAAAATCATGGGATGAATCACTTTTAGAATTACAAAAAAAATATGAATTGAATCCTCAGCTGTCTGAGCAGATTTTTGATTCACGATATATTGAATTATTTGAAAAAATTGTTGAAAAAATTAAAGTCAATCCCACTTTTGTAGCATCAATTTTATGTTCAACGATTACTAATTTAGAGAGAAACGGTCTTGATTCTGAACTATTAACAGAAAAAAACATTGTAAAATCATTTCAGTTATTAGAAGAAGGGAAAATTGCAAAAGAATCAATTGAGATAATCTATGAAAATATCATGTCTGGTAAGTCTCAGTCTATTGATGAAGCTTTGAAAAATGCATCAATTGAGGCTATTGATGAAGTGAAAGTGGAAGAAATTATCTTGGAAATAATTGAAAAAAATCAAGAAATTGTAAAAAATCAAAAGGAACGTTCAGTAGGGCCTTTGATGGGTATAGTTATGAAGGAATTAAGAGGAAAAGTTTCTGGTGAAATAGTTAACAATCTTCTTTTAAAAAATATTAAGAAAAAATTAGATAATATTTGATGAAATGCGGGAAGTGGGATTTGAACCCACGAACTCCTAGAAGATAAGGATCTGAACCTTACACCGTTGACCAGGCTGGGTGACTCCCGCAATGTGAATTTTTGAAATCTAGAATAAGTTTCTTTATTATACTATGAATAAAGTATTCAAATCAATCAAGTGAAAAAATGGAATTTAATGAAGTGTATTGTTCAAATTGTAAAAAAGTTTTAGGGCAATATAATGTAAAATTCTACAATGATGAAAAAGTTAAGGAGTTATTGAATACAACTCATTCTTCTCATGTTAGAAATGGGCATCAAGTAAATATTAGAAAACTTGTAAAAGACTAAACAGTTTTAATTTTTTCTATAGCTTCTTCAAGAATTGAAATTCTATGTACATTATTATCAGAAATATGTTGATTCCAAGGTTGTGAGTACAGAATTACTGTTTTGTTATTTTTAAGAAATTTTTTTGTATTTAATGGTGAATCATCAATAAAAATATCATAATCTAAATCAGCTTTCATAGGGCCATCTATTACAGACACATAATTATCAAAAAATATTTTATGATGATTTAACCAATTTTTTACAAAAGAATCTGTCGAACGTTCTCTTGCAGTTACAATATCTACCTGACCTAGTTTCAAAAGATTTTTTGTTACGGAAGATAGACTCTCTTGAGTTGGAGGTATTGAATTCCAATTTTTCCAGCATGAACTTAATTCTGTGTAGAAATCATATTGATTGATTTGATATTTCTTCCAAAAATCCCAATCTGTGATATCATTTTTTGAGATTTTAGGCCTAATTTTATTACTAAAATTTAACCAAGGTACTATTACATCAGCAAGTACGCCATCAACATCCAAAGCAATTTTCATTAATCTAGTCACTATCTTTTTTAAATTCCTCTAGAAGCTTTTTTTGATGCTTACTAAGTTTTTTTGGAATATTTACAACAATTCTAACATATTGATCTCCCTTACCTCTAGAATTAATGTGTGTGACTCCTTTTCCCTTTAGTTTGATTATAGTATTTGGTTGACTACCAGAATCTACTTTAATTTTTTCATTTCCATGTAAAGTTGGAACAATAATATCACATCCTAATGTAGCATCAATCATTGAAACATCCTGATCATAAAAAATATCTTTTCCATCTCTTTTGAATTTTAAATGAGGTTGAACTCTAACTCTTACTATTAAATCACCATTTGATCCTTCTGGAACCTCATTTCCTTCATTAGGAACTGTATAATCTCCTGAATCAATTCCAGGTGGGATTTCAAAAGTTATTTTTTTATTACCTTTTTTCTTCCCTTGACCATTACATTCGTTGCATGGAGTCTCAATAATTGAACCTTGACCATTACATGTAGAACATGGTGCTGCAGTTACAAAAGATGCAAAACCCATGTTTCGAGTTTGTCTTACTTGTCCTTGACCATTACATGTAGAACATGTTTTCTTATTAGTTCCAGGTTTACATCCACTCCCGTTACAATTATCACATTGGACTTGTTTTTCTAAATCAATTTCCATTTTTTTTCCATGTAAAACATCCTCTAATGTTACTGAAGTTTCATATAGAATATCAGATCCTCTTTGCTGATTAAAACCAAATCCGCCTCCACCACGACCAAATATTGATTCAAAAATAGAATCAAATCCGCCTCCACCACGACCAAATATGTCACTGAAATCTCCACGAGCCCCTTGAAAAATATCTTCACTAGAATATCTTCCATCTACACCTTCATGACCATGCTGATCATAGAGTTGTTTCTTTTCAGGGTCGGAAAGCACTGCATATGCTTCAGAAATTTCTTTAAAATGCTCGCTGGCGTCAGAAGATTTGTTACGATCAGGATGAAATTTTAAAGCTAGTTTTCGATATTGTTTTTTTATTTCATCTGTAGAAGATGTTTTTGAAACTCCTAAAACCTCATAATAATCACGTTTTGCTGCCATGAATCATACCTGTACAATTATTACCGTATAAATGATTGAATTTTAAAATTAGTTAGTTTTGGTTTCATCGTTTGAAGATGATTCGTTAGGTTGATTTTCAGCACTTTGTTGTCCTTCAGCACCTGCACTTTGTTGTCCTTCAGCACCTGCACTTTGTTGTCCTTCAGCACCTGCACTTTGTTGTCCTTCAGCACCTGCACTTTGTTGTCCTTCAGCACCTGCACTTTGTTGTCCTTCAGCACCTGCACTTTGTTGTCCTTCAGCACCTGGTGGAGGTGAAGCATTTTTGTATAGTTCTGTAGTTACTTCGTTGACCAAAGTTTGTAATGCTTCAAGTTTAGGTTTTAGTTCATTTGGTTCTTTATCTAAGACTTCTTTCACTTCTTTTACAGCATCAGTAATTTTAATTCCTTGTTCTTGAGAGATTTTATCTTTTAAATCATGATTGACTAATTTTTCTGTAGTGTAAATGTAACTTTCTGCCTCATTTCTAAGATCAATTTTTTCTTTTTTCTTTTTATCTTCATCAGAGAATTTTTCTGCATCTTCTTTTAATTTTTCAATTTCTTCTTTTGATAATTTTGATGTAGATTCAATGGTAATTTTTGCTTCTTTTTGAGTTCCAAGATCTTTAGCAGTTACATTGATAATTCCGTTTGCATCAATATCGAATTTTACTTCGATTTGAGGGATTCCTCTTGGAGCAGGAGGTAAATCAGTTAGATTAAAGCTTCCTAATGAAACATTATCAGTTGCCATTGGACGTTCACCTTGAACAACATGAATAGTAACAGCTGTTTGATTATCAGCTGCTGTAGTGAAGACTTTACTTTTAGAAGTTGGAATAGTTGTATTTCTTTCAATCAGTGGTTCCCTTACACCACCTAAAGTTTCAATTCCTAATGTTAGTGGAGTTACATCAAGTAGAACTATATCGCTAGTAACATCTCCAGCAATAATTCCTGCCTGAATTGCTGCTCCCATTGCTACAGCTTCCATTGGATCAACTCCTGATTCAGTTTCTTTTCCAATAATATTACTTACAAATTTTTTAACTAATGGAATTCTTGTTGGTCCTCCAACCATGACAATTTTATTTATATCAGAATTGGAAAGTTTTGCATCTTCTAGTGCTTTCAATATAGAAGGCTTACATCGTTCAACGATTGGGCCAATTAACTCATCCAATTTAGCTCTTGTT
It contains:
- the gatE gene encoding Glu-tRNA(Gln) amidotransferase subunit GatE — its product is MSEFSISEVGLKVGLEIHQQLATNKKLFCNCRPIESEEYSIKFQRKLRAVKSELGEYDPAALFEKSKSKTIVYYANKESSCLVEQDEEPPHNLDNDAKDLALVIAKSLNSKIFNEIYPMRKTVIDGSNTTGFQRTMLISQGGHIEVEGDKVGVQAICLEEDAAKLLGDKGNIREYSLDRLGVPLLEIALDPVEGDSKKIKKIALSLGRLLRSTKKVTRGIGSIRQDVNVSVRDGGAVVEVKGVQQLDQLEKVVEFEAKRQFGLVKIAEKLRNSEFKGISKKENIFDITENWKNCKSKIIQKALKDNSIIKAIKIENFLGMFGYSPFEGIRLGKEIGQLVKFYGIGGVFHSDELPNYGIEDEDITIVKNILKVNQNDAFLIIAAPSSKIDFAINSIINRLEVAKKGVPAETRLATQTGETVFLRPRPGASRMYPETDIPPISVSNEELENASKNIPKSWDESLLELQKKYELNPQLSEQIFDSRYIELFEKIVEKIKVNPTFVASILCSTITNLERNGLDSELLTEKNIVKSFQLLEEGKIAKESIEIIYENIMSGKSQSIDEALKNASIEAIDEVKVEEIILEIIEKNQEIVKNQKERSVGPLMGIVMKELRGKVSGEIVNNLLLKNIKKKLDNI
- a CDS encoding 5' nucleotidase, NT5C type encodes the protein MKIALDVDGVLADVIVPWLNFSNKIRPKISKNDITDWDFWKKYQINQYDFYTELSSCWKNWNSIPPTQESLSSVTKNLLKLGQVDIVTARERSTDSFVKNWLNHHKIFFDNYVSVIDGPMKADLDYDIFIDDSPLNTKKFLKNNKTVILYSQPWNQHISDNNVHRISILEEAIEKIKTV
- the dnaK gene encoding molecular chaperone DnaK, translating into MAKIIGIDLGTSNSAAAVIMGGKPTIIPAAEGSTVGGKAFPSVVAFSKDGERLVGEPARRQAVTNPDSTIVAAKRKMGTDYTFKILDKEYKPQQISSFILQKIKKDAEAFIGEPVEKAVITVPAYFDDNQRQATKDAGTIAGLDVVRIINEPTAASLAFGLDKAKEDMKILVFDFGGGTLDVTIMEMGGGVFEVMSTSGDTQLGGTDMDKVLIDFIVDEFKKKEGVDLSQDTTAMTRIREASEKAKIELSTVMETDINLPFIAHDPSSGAKNLEFRLTRAKLDELIGPIVERCKPSILKALEDAKLSNSDINKIVMVGGPTRIPLVKKFVSNIIGKETESGVDPMEAVAMGAAIQAGIIAGDVTSDIVLLDVTPLTLGIETLGGVREPLIERNTTIPTSKSKVFTTAADNQTAVTIHVVQGERPMATDNVSLGSFNLTDLPPAPRGIPQIEVKFDIDANGIINVTAKDLGTQKEAKITIESTSKLSKEEIEKLKEDAEKFSDEDKKKKEKIDLRNEAESYIYTTEKLVNHDLKDKISQEQGIKITDAVKEVKEVLDKEPNELKPKLEALQTLVNEVTTELYKNASPPPGAEGQQSAGAEGQQSAGAEGQQSAGAEGQQSAGAEGQQSAGAEGQQSAGAEGQQSAENQPNESSSNDETKTN
- the dnaJ gene encoding molecular chaperone DnaJ, with protein sequence MAAKRDYYEVLGVSKTSSTDEIKKQYRKLALKFHPDRNKSSDASEHFKEISEAYAVLSDPEKKQLYDQHGHEGVDGRYSSEDIFQGARGDFSDIFGRGGGGFDSIFESIFGRGGGGFGFNQQRGSDILYETSVTLEDVLHGKKMEIDLEKQVQCDNCNGSGCKPGTNKKTCSTCNGQGQVRQTRNMGFASFVTAAPCSTCNGQGSIIETPCNECNGQGKKKGNKKITFEIPPGIDSGDYTVPNEGNEVPEGSNGDLIVRVRVQPHLKFKRDGKDIFYDQDVSMIDATLGCDIIVPTLHGNEKIKVDSGSQPNTIIKLKGKGVTHINSRGKGDQYVRIVVNIPKKLSKHQKKLLEEFKKDSD